The following proteins come from a genomic window of Methanosarcina sp. MTP4:
- a CDS encoding APC family permease, whose product MLTDREPALKRELSLVEVTLTGVGSILGAGIYVLVGKAAGLAGNLVWLSFLFAGTAASLSALSYMELASMYPRAGAEYEFVRRAFGEKVGLLVGLLIIYVVVITASAVALGFGGYYSSLFGAGILEGAIGVLLLLGFVMFYGIKESARLAILITLIEFSGLLIIIYIGIPFLGTVNYFEMTSFSGVFEASALIFFAFLGFEDIVRLAQETKDPEKTTPKALILAIFTTVILYVCVAVVAVSVLNYRTLGVSAAPLAEIATVVLGDKAFVLLSWIALFSTVNTVLVVMLGGSRIIYGMAASGSLPNILSRIHPSRGTPWISILGVVGLSILFVFLRDIATVANISNFMIFIVFIMVNLSLIKLRYTEPEKRRPFRVPLSIGKFPIPPALGALSALFLFTQLSAMVMAYGFALVGVGFVLVFLKTRKKNKTLKQA is encoded by the coding sequence TTGCTTACGGACAGGGAACCGGCATTAAAGCGTGAATTGAGCCTGGTAGAGGTTACACTAACCGGGGTGGGCAGCATCCTCGGGGCCGGGATTTACGTGCTTGTGGGAAAAGCCGCCGGGCTTGCAGGCAACCTTGTCTGGCTTTCGTTTTTATTTGCAGGTACCGCTGCGTCCCTCTCTGCCCTGAGTTATATGGAGCTTGCTTCAATGTACCCCCGGGCCGGGGCTGAATACGAATTTGTAAGGAGGGCTTTCGGGGAAAAGGTGGGGCTTCTTGTGGGCCTGCTGATTATTTACGTGGTGGTTATCACGGCTTCCGCAGTTGCCCTGGGCTTTGGGGGTTACTACAGTTCTCTTTTCGGGGCCGGAATTCTGGAGGGGGCGATTGGGGTGCTGCTGCTCCTCGGTTTTGTCATGTTTTACGGGATCAAAGAATCGGCCCGGCTTGCAATCCTCATCACGCTAATCGAGTTTTCGGGGCTGCTGATAATAATCTACATAGGGATTCCGTTCCTGGGGACAGTCAATTACTTCGAGATGACAAGCTTTTCAGGGGTATTTGAAGCCTCTGCCCTCATCTTTTTTGCCTTCCTGGGTTTTGAAGACATCGTAAGGCTTGCCCAGGAGACAAAGGACCCCGAGAAGACAACCCCAAAGGCCCTGATCCTTGCAATTTTTACCACTGTCATCCTTTACGTCTGCGTGGCAGTGGTGGCAGTAAGTGTGCTCAACTACCGGACCCTCGGGGTTTCAGCTGCGCCTCTTGCCGAAATAGCAACCGTGGTCTTAGGGGACAAAGCCTTTGTCCTCCTTTCCTGGATTGCCCTCTTCTCCACGGTAAACACCGTGCTGGTTGTTATGCTGGGGGGTTCGAGAATCATCTATGGCATGGCAGCTTCCGGCTCCCTTCCCAACATCCTTTCCCGGATCCACCCTTCCCGTGGGACTCCCTGGATTTCTATCCTCGGCGTCGTGGGGCTTTCAATCCTTTTCGTATTCTTGAGGGACATCGCAACCGTTGCAAACATTTCGAACTTCATGATTTTCATCGTATTCATCATGGTCAACCTCTCCCTTATCAAGCTCCGTTACACCGAACCCGAGAAAAGGCGGCCTTTCAGGGTCCCTCTCAGTATAGGGAAGTTTCCGATTCCTCCTGCCCTCGGAGCCCTCTCGGCCCTCTTCCTTTTTACCCAGCTAAGTGCCATGGTTATGGCCTACGGTTTTGCTCTTGTGGGTGTCGGTTTTGTGCTGGTGTTCCTGAAAACCAGAAAGAAAAATAAGACCTTAAAGCAGGCGTAA
- a CDS encoding MM0924 family protein — protein MKQEFIEKYYLGKEVEIDVCGRNTYRGIAAECKDGVLSLKWNIKEEGYTHIDIESIAAIWKILK, from the coding sequence ATGAAACAGGAATTCATAGAAAAGTACTATTTGGGAAAGGAAGTTGAAATTGACGTTTGTGGGAGAAACACGTATCGTGGAATTGCTGCCGAATGTAAGGACGGGGTACTGAGCCTCAAATGGAATATAAAAGAAGAGGGCTACACACATATCGATATCGAAAGTATTGCCGCCATTTGGAAAATCCTGAAATAA
- a CDS encoding RAD55 family ATPase has translation MESLSTGIEGLDLMIDGGYPKGRSVLITGPPGSGKTILGLQFLHRSCAEGKKCVMILTRELTEDLLKQAKSLGLDLDPFVENGQLIIKNIFEEKINKIKSFSKFGKGLSTVDADILDHLSGMSPDVEVVVLDNIGVMAIDHDIKEFADKFSSISIILMKNGCTGFFVMDEDSYELTHRLTGYMVAGLIRFLVKENLSVGRTSQYIYVQKMRNKQVPVKYSLYDISSRGIEIINSIKGNY, from the coding sequence ATGGAGAGCTTATCTACCGGGATTGAGGGGCTTGATTTGATGATAGATGGCGGATACCCTAAGGGGAGGAGCGTACTTATCACGGGCCCTCCGGGTTCCGGAAAAACCATTCTCGGGCTGCAATTCTTGCACAGGAGCTGTGCGGAAGGCAAGAAATGTGTTATGATCCTTACCCGGGAACTCACGGAAGACCTCCTCAAGCAGGCAAAAAGCCTGGGGCTCGACCTTGACCCCTTCGTTGAAAACGGGCAGCTTATCATAAAGAACATCTTCGAGGAAAAAATTAACAAGATCAAAAGTTTCTCAAAATTCGGGAAGGGGCTCAGTACGGTAGATGCAGACATTCTCGACCACCTGAGCGGCATGAGCCCTGATGTCGAGGTCGTGGTCCTTGACAACATCGGGGTAATGGCCATTGACCACGATATCAAGGAATTTGCGGACAAGTTCAGCTCAATAAGTATCATCCTTATGAAAAACGGCTGTACGGGCTTCTTCGTCATGGACGAGGATTCCTACGAACTTACCCACAGGCTTACCGGCTACATGGTTGCCGGGCTTATCCGTTTCCTGGTGAAAGAAAACCTTAGTGTCGGGAGGACCAGCCAGTATATTTACGTCCAGAAAATGCGAAACAAGCAGGTGCCTGTAAAATATTCCCTGTATGACATTAGTTCCAGAGGGATTGAAATAATCAATAGCATAAAAGGAAATTACTGA
- the cutA gene encoding divalent-cation tolerance protein CutA — MQGIVYITTGDMKNASTIARALVSKKLAACVNMFPISSVYTWEGKIEDDSEIAMIVKTDSSRFDEICKLVKALHTYELPAIEFWEIGGEQEYLDWVLVNSSGEKINKSGEKNSGDL, encoded by the coding sequence ATGCAGGGAATCGTATACATAACAACTGGGGACATGAAGAACGCTTCTACCATTGCAAGAGCGCTGGTCTCAAAGAAGCTTGCAGCCTGTGTGAACATGTTTCCCATATCATCGGTCTACACCTGGGAAGGCAAAATTGAGGATGATTCCGAAATTGCAATGATCGTTAAAACCGACTCTTCCCGCTTTGATGAGATCTGCAAGCTTGTAAAAGCCCTCCATACGTATGAACTGCCTGCGATCGAGTTCTGGGAGATCGGAGGGGAGCAGGAGTACCTCGACTGGGTACTGGTAAACAGTTCGGGAGAAAAAATAAACAAGTCAGGCGAGAAAAATTCCGGGGACCTCTAA
- a CDS encoding type III PLP-dependent enzyme, translating into MRKEPYEFPLEEFISGEEFKKIKKFSRDKETPFLIVDLQKVERMYDKIIENMPFAKIHYAVKANPLDEVVLSLKNKGSNFDVATVYELDQLLSLGVEPERISYGNTIKKEKDIAYAFEKGVRLFATDSESDMKKLSKYAPGSRVFFRILTESDGADWPLSRKFGAHPDLIYKIIMKAEKLGLEPYGLSFHVGSQQRDIGQWDSAIARCKYLFEAAASKGIKLKMINLGGGFPAKYLSPTNDLETYAREIYRFLSEDFGDELPEILIEPGRSLTADAGIIVSEIVMVSKKARFNQYRWVFLDVGKFGGLIETLDECIKYPIYCEKKGCAEEVILAGPTCDSMDILYEDHKYSFPHTLREGNRVYIFTTGAYTQSYSSVSFNGFPPLKAYVI; encoded by the coding sequence ATGAGAAAAGAGCCTTATGAGTTTCCGCTGGAGGAATTTATTTCGGGGGAAGAGTTCAAGAAGATCAAAAAATTTTCACGGGATAAAGAAACTCCTTTTTTGATCGTGGATCTACAGAAAGTGGAGCGAATGTACGATAAAATTATAGAGAATATGCCTTTCGCAAAAATTCATTATGCTGTAAAGGCAAACCCCCTGGATGAGGTAGTCCTTTCCCTGAAAAACAAGGGGTCCAACTTTGATGTGGCAACGGTCTACGAACTTGACCAGCTGCTGAGTCTCGGAGTGGAACCGGAGAGGATAAGTTACGGGAACACGATTAAGAAGGAAAAGGATATCGCCTATGCCTTTGAAAAAGGGGTCAGACTTTTTGCTACGGATTCGGAAAGCGACATGAAGAAGCTTTCAAAATATGCCCCGGGGTCCAGGGTCTTTTTCCGGATCCTCACGGAAAGCGACGGAGCGGACTGGCCGCTTTCCCGGAAATTCGGGGCGCACCCTGACCTGATCTACAAAATAATCATGAAGGCTGAAAAACTGGGGCTCGAACCTTACGGGCTTTCCTTCCACGTGGGCTCCCAGCAAAGAGACATCGGGCAGTGGGACAGTGCGATTGCCAGGTGCAAATACCTCTTCGAGGCCGCAGCTTCAAAGGGAATAAAACTTAAGATGATAAACCTGGGCGGAGGTTTTCCGGCAAAATACCTCTCCCCGACCAATGACCTTGAGACCTATGCAAGGGAAATCTACCGTTTCTTATCCGAGGATTTTGGGGACGAGCTGCCTGAGATCCTGATCGAACCGGGCCGCTCCCTGACCGCCGATGCCGGAATAATCGTAAGTGAAATCGTAATGGTCTCCAAAAAAGCCAGGTTCAACCAGTACAGATGGGTCTTCCTTGACGTCGGGAAGTTCGGGGGCTTAATTGAAACCCTTGATGAGTGCATCAAATACCCCATCTACTGTGAAAAAAAAGGCTGCGCTGAAGAGGTAATCCTGGCAGGTCCTACCTGCGACAGCATGGACATACTCTATGAAGACCACAAATACTCTTTTCCCCATACCCTGAGAGAGGGAAACAGAGTCTATATCTTCACCACCGGCGCCTATACCCAGAGCTACAGTTCCGTAAGTTTCAACGGGTTCCCACCTCTCAAGGCGTATGTAATTTGA
- a CDS encoding ATPase domain-containing protein gives MERFSTGIDELDKKLSGGYPGEKVILITGVAGSGKTIFGIHFLYRSCLEGKKCMMIATEETPEDILYQASLLGHDLKPYYESGQLIIERIFENRSERIGQTRVGFKPESFEIELPNLVELVPEDTECLVIDNVGVFALRISTRKLRDQLDGMNYLLRKKRCTTLLIMDEAAYNMSQQLAEYTAYGSIRLLVKENAYLGKMERYLNISKMRSTPISPDMSVFEITPEGIKIRESGGTELVD, from the coding sequence ATGGAAAGGTTTTCAACGGGTATAGATGAACTGGATAAGAAGCTGAGCGGGGGCTATCCCGGGGAGAAGGTTATCCTTATAACAGGGGTAGCCGGTTCCGGGAAAACCATCTTCGGAATCCATTTTCTTTACAGGTCCTGCCTTGAAGGCAAGAAGTGTATGATGATAGCAACGGAGGAAACTCCCGAAGATATTCTCTACCAGGCAAGCCTGCTGGGCCACGATCTCAAGCCTTACTACGAAAGCGGGCAGCTTATCATCGAACGGATCTTCGAAAACCGCTCGGAAAGAATAGGGCAGACCAGGGTCGGATTCAAGCCCGAAAGTTTTGAAATCGAACTTCCCAATCTCGTAGAACTTGTACCCGAAGACACGGAATGCCTTGTTATTGATAATGTCGGGGTGTTCGCCCTCCGGATTTCCACGAGAAAATTGCGGGACCAGCTAGACGGGATGAACTACCTTCTTAGAAAAAAAAGATGCACAACCCTTTTGATTATGGACGAAGCCGCATACAACATGAGCCAGCAACTGGCGGAGTACACGGCATACGGCTCAATCCGGCTTCTTGTAAAAGAAAACGCGTACCTTGGAAAAATGGAGCGCTACCTGAATATTTCCAAAATGCGCAGCACCCCTATTTCTCCTGACATGTCGGTCTTTGAAATTACACCCGAGGGGATCAAAATACGGGAATCCGGAGGGACAGAACTTGTCGATTGA
- a CDS encoding response regulator → MSIEEKTPKILIVDDEEINVELMEAYLLSEPYTTITAYGGKEALRKVREEKPDMVLLDVMMPEVDGYEVCRLLKADSETQFTPVLMLTALSELEHRIRGIDVGADDFLTKPINKLELTTRVKSLLRVKDLHDKLAAERDSLEVKNRIQSILTEIIPTLLQAISYEEKKIMINQMTGMVQKTLIDMYSFDLEDLDLAYTGKICEDIMNQLGGDFSSKTDDEGTACIIEGIACPWGKEQARRNPILCTLTRKIFSNVASKMPGRWGVEVYKTIGNRNECCYFRIKEI, encoded by the coding sequence TTGTCGATTGAAGAAAAAACGCCCAAAATCCTGATTGTCGATGACGAAGAGATCAATGTAGAACTGATGGAAGCTTACCTTTTATCGGAACCCTACACAACGATTACCGCTTACGGCGGAAAAGAGGCTCTTCGGAAGGTCAGGGAAGAAAAACCTGACATGGTCCTCCTGGACGTCATGATGCCCGAAGTGGACGGCTATGAGGTCTGCAGGCTCCTTAAGGCTGACAGTGAAACCCAGTTCACCCCGGTCCTGATGCTTACGGCCCTCTCGGAGCTCGAGCACCGTATAAGGGGGATCGATGTGGGAGCTGACGATTTTCTTACGAAGCCCATAAACAAGCTTGAACTCACTACAAGAGTTAAGTCCCTGCTCAGGGTAAAAGACCTCCACGACAAACTGGCGGCCGAACGCGACAGCCTCGAGGTTAAAAACAGGATTCAGAGCATCCTGACCGAAATCATTCCCACTCTTCTTCAGGCAATCTCTTACGAAGAGAAAAAGATAATGATCAACCAGATGACCGGCATGGTCCAGAAAACCCTGATCGATATGTACTCCTTTGACCTGGAAGACCTGGACCTTGCCTACACAGGGAAAATCTGTGAAGATATTATGAACCAGCTCGGAGGGGATTTCAGTTCGAAAACAGACGATGAAGGAACCGCCTGCATAATTGAAGGGATAGCCTGTCCCTGGGGTAAAGAACAGGCGCGCAGAAACCCGATTCTCTGTACCCTCACAAGAAAGATCTTCTCAAATGTTGCCTCGAAAATGCCCGGCAGATGGGGAGTCGAAGTGTATAAAACCATTGGAAACCGAAATGAATGCTGTTATTTCAGGATAAAGGAAATCTGA
- a CDS encoding GNAT family N-acetyltransferase, with translation MDLKQEHSFEIKWIRGNLDLEDPYYVRQEVFMKEQNVPEEEEMDAADAVSWHVVVYENSKPVATGRIFKDCEVWLIGRIAVLKEYRGKQVGKLVVEKLLERAVELQAGEVHVHAQTYAAGFYEKLGFVAYGETFMESDIEHIGMIKKM, from the coding sequence ATGGATCTGAAGCAAGAGCACTCTTTTGAGATAAAATGGATCCGGGGAAACCTGGATCTTGAGGACCCCTATTATGTCCGCCAGGAGGTCTTCATGAAAGAGCAGAATGTTCCGGAAGAAGAGGAGATGGATGCCGCAGATGCCGTTTCCTGGCATGTTGTCGTATACGAAAATTCGAAACCTGTGGCTACCGGAAGAATTTTTAAGGACTGTGAGGTGTGGTTGATAGGGCGTATCGCCGTCCTGAAAGAATACAGGGGAAAGCAGGTCGGCAAACTGGTTGTGGAAAAGCTGCTTGAAAGAGCCGTCGAGCTGCAGGCAGGAGAGGTCCATGTCCATGCCCAGACCTATGCTGCGGGTTTTTACGAAAAGTTGGGCTTTGTGGCTTACGGGGAAACTTTCATGGAATCGGATATCGAGCATATCGGTATGATAAAAAAAATGTGA
- a CDS encoding site-2 protease family protein: MSGTSIAISIFILYWFLVSILDRRGILEKYNISTFGPLPILMIRTTKGLKLLDILARPKFYWRVFANLGIWLMFVGMIAMFLVIAISDFALYTSFLNNNVPEPGKYNAARNILLIPGLNEFIPFTWGVIALIVTLVVHEFSHAILCRVEGIRVKSMGILLALVPIGGFAEPDEEQLFGKKEKPVEENELPLTASIDEIEEWERQEEQRKREIPLKVKEQKPAQEPEKIATRAQRSRILAAGVMANFCVAFIALLLFFGPVLGAIAPLSDAMVLSVNESSPADLAGIREDMVITRIDDTNITNAMDVLYYLETVESGDIIQIHALEDGVVSVYEIEASELADGHINGVPIGGVVEESPAEATGFEEGMTMIRLDDTEIQDVADFVNFMENTQANQTIRAELLPPANYTGALTENGTVVLDVKLAPHSIDSERGFLGVMYGMDGIVECPMLGVSLWMPQSKYYLEALKQIPSLLTGLAGWLILFGLPIYGFAGEGFRGFSGTIAQFYQPVGWAEPLGVGIFWIANTLLWIGWLNFYVGLFNCLPAVPLDGGHVFKDYTYSLVYRITGKEDVSARVSNSISATFSMLILFSFIFMIIGPFIGQWLK, translated from the coding sequence TTGAGTGGCACAAGCATTGCAATAAGCATATTCATACTGTACTGGTTCCTTGTCTCTATCCTGGACAGGCGGGGAATTCTGGAAAAATACAATATAAGCACCTTCGGTCCGCTGCCCATCCTTATGATCAGGACCACAAAAGGGCTCAAACTGCTTGACATCCTGGCCCGCCCCAAATTCTACTGGCGGGTTTTTGCAAACCTCGGGATCTGGCTTATGTTTGTAGGCATGATTGCCATGTTCCTGGTAATAGCGATCTCAGACTTTGCGCTGTACACGTCCTTCCTGAACAACAACGTCCCGGAACCGGGCAAGTACAATGCTGCCAGGAATATCCTGCTTATCCCCGGCCTAAACGAGTTTATCCCCTTTACCTGGGGAGTTATTGCGCTAATCGTCACTCTCGTGGTGCATGAGTTTTCCCACGCAATCCTCTGCCGGGTGGAAGGCATCCGGGTCAAGTCCATGGGAATCCTGCTTGCCCTTGTGCCTATCGGAGGTTTTGCGGAACCCGATGAAGAACAACTTTTCGGCAAAAAAGAAAAGCCAGTAGAAGAAAACGAACTTCCTCTTACTGCCTCGATTGATGAAATAGAAGAATGGGAACGGCAGGAAGAGCAAAGGAAAAGGGAAATACCTCTCAAAGTCAAGGAACAAAAACCTGCTCAGGAGCCTGAAAAAATTGCAACTAGGGCCCAGCGGTCCAGAATCCTGGCTGCCGGGGTGATGGCAAATTTCTGTGTTGCCTTCATCGCTTTACTGCTCTTCTTCGGGCCCGTGCTCGGGGCAATCGCTCCCCTGAGTGATGCCATGGTCCTGAGTGTAAACGAAAGTTCCCCTGCTGACCTTGCAGGAATCCGGGAGGACATGGTAATAACCCGGATAGATGACACCAACATCACCAACGCCATGGACGTCCTTTACTACCTGGAAACCGTTGAGTCCGGGGACATAATACAAATCCATGCCCTGGAAGACGGAGTAGTTTCGGTGTATGAGATCGAAGCTTCCGAGCTGGCCGACGGCCACATCAATGGGGTGCCGATTGGAGGGGTTGTGGAAGAAAGCCCTGCTGAAGCCACCGGTTTCGAGGAAGGGATGACCATGATCCGGCTCGATGACACGGAGATACAAGACGTCGCCGATTTTGTAAATTTCATGGAAAATACTCAGGCCAACCAGACCATCCGGGCGGAACTGCTTCCCCCTGCAAACTATACGGGAGCCCTGACGGAAAACGGCACGGTTGTACTTGATGTTAAACTGGCTCCCCATTCCATTGACAGTGAGCGTGGGTTCCTGGGAGTTATGTACGGAATGGACGGGATTGTCGAATGCCCGATGCTCGGCGTTTCCCTGTGGATGCCCCAATCAAAATACTATCTTGAAGCCCTCAAACAGATCCCCTCCCTGCTCACAGGACTTGCTGGCTGGCTGATCCTCTTCGGGCTTCCCATCTACGGGTTTGCAGGGGAAGGTTTCCGCGGCTTTTCAGGCACTATTGCCCAGTTCTACCAGCCCGTAGGCTGGGCCGAACCCCTTGGAGTGGGCATCTTCTGGATAGCCAATACCCTGCTCTGGATAGGCTGGCTGAACTTCTATGTGGGGCTCTTCAACTGCCTGCCCGCGGTACCCCTGGACGGGGGTCACGTGTTCAAGGACTACACCTACTCCCTTGTGTACCGGATTACAGGAAAGGAAGACGTCTCTGCAAGAGTCTCCAATTCTATTTCAGCAACCTTCTCAATGCTGATCCTGTTCTCGTTTATCTTTATGATAATCGGGCCGTTCATAGGGCAGTGGTTGAAATGA
- a CDS encoding TrkA family potassium uptake protein, whose translation MVIIYIILFEYLMVLEGQPEHANPITAIYWATTTIATVGYGDIVFTSLAGQLFSVLVQVVGIIMISGFFLTYVIMPWLDKSIKFRLPRKAPPGLKEHIIICGYNQLVETLIDELAAQDILFVIVDDDTELIRELAYKDIPCILGVPSDKHTLLNANVEKARILIANKSDERNANIVLTAREFEHLRIIAIVEDRSNSKYLKYAGADTVVSPKSMFGQFIGRKAMDRLVSRVTGATEIFEGVHITEFPIYLKSPLIGKTLKDVSSQRLTGARIVGIWISGTLSFDPKEDDVIRDNSVLLAVGTPEQLSKLKKLTH comes from the coding sequence ATGGTAATAATTTATATCATTCTCTTCGAGTACCTGATGGTCCTGGAAGGCCAGCCCGAGCATGCAAATCCGATAACTGCTATCTACTGGGCAACCACTACTATTGCGACGGTAGGTTACGGCGACATTGTCTTTACTTCCCTGGCAGGTCAGCTTTTTTCGGTGCTCGTGCAGGTAGTAGGCATTATCATGATTTCCGGTTTCTTTCTGACATACGTGATTATGCCCTGGCTGGACAAGTCAATCAAGTTCAGGCTTCCCAGGAAGGCCCCCCCCGGTTTGAAAGAGCACATCATCATTTGCGGATACAACCAGCTTGTGGAAACCCTTATAGATGAACTGGCTGCGCAGGATATCCTGTTTGTGATAGTTGACGATGATACGGAACTTATAAGGGAACTCGCCTACAAAGATATCCCCTGCATCCTCGGGGTCCCCAGCGACAAACATACACTTCTGAACGCCAATGTCGAAAAGGCCAGGATCCTGATTGCAAACAAGTCCGATGAAAGGAACGCAAATATCGTGCTGACTGCACGGGAGTTCGAACACCTCCGGATCATTGCCATCGTAGAGGACCGCTCCAACTCCAAATACCTCAAGTATGCCGGAGCCGACACCGTGGTATCCCCCAAGTCCATGTTCGGGCAGTTCATAGGGAGAAAGGCTATGGACAGGCTTGTGAGCAGGGTTACCGGAGCAACCGAAATCTTTGAAGGGGTACACATCACCGAATTTCCCATATACCTGAAAAGCCCCCTTATAGGAAAGACCCTGAAGGACGTTTCCAGCCAGAGGCTTACCGGAGCACGCATTGTTGGGATCTGGATAAGCGGGACTCTTTCCTTTGACCCAAAAGAGGACGATGTGATCCGGGACAATTCCGTTCTCCTGGCCGTGGGAACCCCCGAACAGCTTTCAAAACTGAAAAAACTAACCCATTGA
- a CDS encoding fasciclin domain-containing protein codes for MRNIVETAIDAGVFKTLVQAVEAADLVKTLSEEGPFTVCAPDDEAFSKLPGGALDILLKDQESLRQVLLFHVASGQVMSRDIVKMQSVQTLQGEELKIDITQGVQIGDAQVTQPDIECSNGVIHVIDRVLIPKSIKMHAAPR; via the coding sequence ATGAGAAATATAGTGGAAACTGCTATTGACGCAGGAGTATTCAAGACTCTTGTCCAGGCTGTAGAGGCTGCAGACCTGGTCAAAACTCTGAGCGAGGAGGGACCTTTTACGGTCTGTGCCCCGGATGACGAGGCTTTTTCAAAACTTCCCGGGGGAGCCCTGGACATTCTTTTAAAAGATCAAGAAAGCCTGAGACAGGTCTTGCTCTTCCATGTGGCTTCAGGGCAGGTCATGTCCCGGGATATCGTGAAAATGCAGTCTGTACAGACCCTGCAGGGCGAGGAACTCAAGATCGATATCACCCAGGGAGTCCAGATTGGAGATGCACAGGTAACCCAGCCGGATATCGAGTGTTCTAATGGTGTCATCCATGTAATTGACAGGGTATTAATCCCGAAATCAATTAAAATGCATGCTGCCCCCCGTTAA
- a CDS encoding flavodoxin family protein — MKIIGISSSPRGKNSSTLKLLDAALAGAARAGAEVEKIDVAKLNLKYCTACNSCHETGVCSIKDDYQPVIEKLLAADGIILSSPNYITNVTAQLKTLFDRCPRVIHEQLFDGKYGFSLTTAGSGEIDFVLDIMNNFMAHCGGNFTGGVGCSMAEGPSAMAAAIEKSQGMGKDLVEAIKEKRQYPEQEAAHEAWRGQFKYVILANKEHWPHNCDYWTEKGWI, encoded by the coding sequence ATGAAAATAATTGGAATATCATCAAGCCCAAGAGGCAAAAACAGTAGCACCTTAAAACTTCTGGACGCAGCCCTGGCTGGAGCCGCAAGAGCAGGAGCCGAAGTCGAGAAAATCGACGTTGCAAAGTTGAATCTCAAATACTGCACTGCATGCAATTCCTGCCATGAAACCGGTGTATGTTCAATAAAAGACGACTACCAGCCCGTAATTGAAAAACTTCTGGCCGCGGACGGCATAATCCTGAGCAGCCCCAATTACATAACAAACGTGACAGCTCAGCTCAAGACCCTTTTCGACAGATGTCCCCGTGTTATTCATGAGCAGCTCTTTGATGGGAAGTACGGCTTTTCCCTGACGACTGCGGGCAGCGGGGAAATAGATTTTGTCCTTGACATCATGAATAATTTTATGGCACACTGCGGAGGCAACTTCACCGGAGGAGTGGGCTGCTCAATGGCAGAGGGCCCCTCGGCAATGGCAGCAGCAATCGAAAAATCGCAGGGAATGGGTAAAGACCTCGTTGAAGCGATAAAGGAGAAGAGACAGTACCCGGAACAGGAAGCTGCACATGAAGCCTGGAGAGGACAGTTTAAGTATGTCATCCTTGCCAATAAAGAGCACTGGCCGCACAACTGCGACTACTGGACGGAAAAAGGCTGGATCTAA
- a CDS encoding TrkA family potassium uptake protein gives MEPKGHLVVLGYGDVGKSLVKVLKSGPFRFVVVDSDEKVFEYADFEHIVGNGADEEVLISAGVKTASFIFVALNDDTNVIFATLIARSLNPNSTIVARANSVKSIDKIYKAGADYVGSLSIVAGQMLAKMTASCVGKSCRIDEDIMLYEGIEIEIHHVEKGSHMDKKSIGTLDLENKIGCTIVGIERGGLAMTDLTKKTLIRAGDVIAVVGSSKQISEFKEKYIE, from the coding sequence ATGGAGCCAAAGGGACATCTGGTCGTGCTGGGATACGGAGACGTCGGAAAGAGCCTCGTAAAGGTGCTCAAGAGCGGACCTTTTCGTTTTGTCGTCGTGGATTCGGATGAAAAGGTCTTCGAATACGCAGACTTCGAGCATATCGTGGGGAACGGAGCCGACGAGGAAGTGCTCATTTCAGCGGGGGTGAAGACGGCATCCTTTATTTTCGTGGCCCTGAACGACGATACGAACGTCATTTTTGCAACCCTGATTGCAAGAAGCCTTAATCCGAACTCAACCATCGTAGCTAGGGCAAACTCCGTAAAGTCCATCGACAAGATCTACAAGGCCGGGGCGGATTACGTAGGGTCCCTTTCCATCGTGGCAGGGCAGATGCTTGCCAAAATGACTGCCAGCTGTGTGGGAAAGTCCTGCAGGATAGATGAAGATATAATGCTCTACGAAGGCATAGAAATCGAAATACATCATGTGGAAAAGGGCTCTCACATGGATAAAAAGTCAATCGGGACCCTGGACCTTGAAAATAAGATCGGATGCACCATAGTAGGCATTGAACGCGGGGGCCTTGCCATGACTGATCTCACTAAGAAGACTTTAATAAGGGCAGGGGACGTGATTGCTGTCGTCGGAAGCAGTAAACAGATTTCAGAGTTTAAAGAAAAATATATTGAATAA